The following proteins are encoded in a genomic region of Pelodictyon phaeoclathratiforme BU-1:
- the rpmB gene encoding 50S ribosomal protein L28: MSKVCLLTGKRPIYGNTVSHANNHVRTRFEPNLHTKRIWIEEEKRFVKVKLSAKAMTIIAKTGTATLAKLLK; this comes from the coding sequence ATGTCTAAAGTTTGTTTACTGACCGGTAAAAGACCCATATACGGCAATACGGTATCTCATGCGAACAACCACGTCCGCACCCGTTTTGAGCCAAACCTCCATACCAAAAGAATCTGGATAGAAGAGGAGAAGCGGTTTGTAAAGGTCAAGCTTTCAGCAAAAGCCATGACAATTATCGCGAAAACAGGTACCGCAACGCTTGCCAAACTGCTGAAATAA
- the chlG gene encoding chlorophyll synthase ChlG, with protein MNGRDIPTPEKQQGIAEKLLQSGVSNSRRKIIEQALENVNKPGFRIEPSAIVPLMKPVTWFPPMWAFACGVVSTGENIADNWDILLRGVLLAGPLMCAMSQTMNDYFDREVDAINEPERPIPAGKISKSASWLITFALIITGFLVALSIHPYVVVIAFVGVLMSHAYSGPPIRAKRNGWFGNLIVGLAYEGVAWLTGSFAITQGVPSAETIALAIIFSIGAHGIMTLNDFKSIVGDTIRKVASIPVQLGEKKAALLAAIIMDVAQLSAITILIVKGSITTTVIALILLLAQLPMQKILIANPKEKAVWYNAFGTLLYVLSMMVCAVGIRP; from the coding sequence ATGAACGGACGCGACATTCCAACCCCTGAAAAGCAGCAAGGTATCGCTGAAAAGCTTCTCCAGTCAGGAGTAAGCAATTCAAGACGAAAAATCATTGAACAGGCTCTTGAGAATGTCAACAAGCCTGGCTTCAGGATTGAGCCATCTGCTATCGTGCCTCTCATGAAGCCGGTTACCTGGTTTCCGCCAATGTGGGCCTTTGCCTGCGGCGTCGTGTCAACCGGAGAGAATATTGCCGACAACTGGGATATTCTCCTGCGTGGCGTTCTTCTTGCCGGGCCGCTCATGTGCGCCATGTCGCAGACCATGAACGACTACTTTGACCGGGAGGTTGATGCCATCAATGAGCCCGAACGTCCTATTCCTGCAGGAAAAATATCAAAATCGGCCAGTTGGCTGATTACTTTCGCCCTTATCATTACGGGCTTTCTTGTCGCGCTCTCCATTCATCCCTATGTTGTCGTCATTGCCTTTGTCGGAGTGCTCATGTCGCACGCCTATTCCGGCCCGCCAATCCGAGCAAAAAGAAATGGCTGGTTCGGCAACCTTATTGTCGGGCTTGCCTATGAGGGTGTGGCATGGCTGACGGGCAGTTTTGCCATTACCCAGGGTGTTCCTTCTGCGGAAACCATTGCCCTTGCCATCATTTTTTCAATCGGAGCGCATGGCATCATGACGCTGAACGATTTCAAATCCATTGTTGGCGACACGATCCGCAAGGTCGCCTCCATTCCGGTACAGCTTGGAGAGAAAAAGGCAGCTCTCCTTGCAGCCATTATTATGGATGTTGCACAGCTCTCGGCCATCACCATCCTGATTGTCAAAGGTTCCATCACCACAACTGTCATTGCCCTGATACTGCTGCTCGCCCAACTGCCCATGCAAAAGATATTGATAGCAAATCCTAAGGAGAAAGCGGTCTGGTACAATGCCTTCGGTACCCTGCTCTATGTTTTATCCATGATGGTTTGCGCTGTTGGCATCCGACCATGA
- the trpD gene encoding anthranilate phosphoribosyltransferase, translating to MPQKKLLQKLLAGEDFSQEEMILCMNNIMDGLFSEMVIAALLALLQKKGVTPTETAGAYYSLMEKAVTIELDENAVDTCGTGGDHAGTFNISTTASIIANSAGVRIAKHGNRSVTSSCGSADVLEALGFTIDLPPEATKELFQESGFAFLFAPLYHPSMKRVAPVRRELGIRTIFNILGPLINPARAKRQLVGVFNRELMELYTEVLLQTGARRAMIVHAMTAEGIALDEPSLNGPTHIVEIHRGTVTEHTVYPEDFGLARHSLSEIQGGERDENARIIRQILDGSAPAAHRDAALFTTAMACYVSGKARCIDDGLDIAREALESGKSEKKFNEILKINAELSRKYRSVVN from the coding sequence ATGCCACAAAAAAAGTTACTTCAAAAGCTGCTTGCAGGAGAGGATTTTTCACAGGAAGAGATGATCCTCTGCATGAACAACATTATGGATGGTCTTTTTTCCGAGATGGTTATTGCGGCTCTGCTTGCTCTTCTGCAGAAAAAAGGTGTTACCCCAACTGAAACCGCTGGAGCATACTATAGTCTGATGGAAAAAGCCGTCACCATCGAGCTGGATGAAAATGCTGTTGATACCTGCGGAACCGGCGGTGACCACGCAGGAACCTTTAATATTTCAACAACGGCATCAATCATTGCCAACAGTGCCGGAGTCCGCATTGCCAAACATGGTAACCGTTCAGTTACAAGCAGTTGCGGAAGCGCTGATGTGCTTGAAGCGCTTGGATTCACCATCGATCTGCCGCCTGAGGCGACAAAAGAGCTTTTTCAGGAGAGCGGCTTTGCCTTCCTCTTTGCCCCCCTCTATCACCCTTCAATGAAGCGGGTCGCCCCTGTCCGTCGGGAGCTTGGGATCAGAACCATATTCAATATTCTCGGCCCGCTGATCAATCCGGCACGGGCAAAACGGCAGCTTGTCGGGGTGTTCAATCGGGAGCTGATGGAGCTCTATACCGAAGTGCTGCTACAGACCGGGGCGCGTCGTGCCATGATTGTTCATGCCATGACTGCAGAGGGCATCGCGCTTGATGAACCAAGCCTCAATGGGCCAACGCATATTGTCGAGATTCACAGGGGCACTGTAACCGAGCACACCGTTTATCCCGAAGATTTCGGTCTGGCAAGGCACTCGCTTTCGGAAATCCAGGGAGGAGAGAGAGATGAAAACGCACGCATCATTCGCCAGATCCTTGACGGAAGCGCTCCGGCAGCACATCGTGATGCCGCCCTCTTCACAACAGCCATGGCCTGTTATGTTTCCGGAAAAGCACGCTGCATTGATGATGGACTCGACATCGCAAGAGAGGCGCTCGAAAGTGGCAAATCGGAGAAAAAATTTAATGAAATTCTGAAAATTAACGCTGAACTCTCACGGAAATACCGGTCAGTCGTCAACTAA
- a CDS encoding M24 family metallopeptidase codes for MDSKQIAFYREEALRKVLNKMMSQALDSAIVTDLAVIRWLTGFSGSSARLLITREKSWLFTDFRYREQAAEEVVVAETVIAGDGFAAELGSGRYPLGETVALQSDNVTWHEATRLIEQMVGKQRVIPVDSFFDEFRMVKNAIELMKMRRAAEISELAFETVLPMISPSVTELDIAAEISYQHKKLGAEKDSFDPIVAGGARSAMPHATPSTARFKSGELIVIDIGCVYEGYASDQTRTVALGHVSAEARKVYRIVQEAQALGIASARCGMSGKELDAHVRDFIAAHGYGDEFGHGLGHGVGLEVHEEPRISPKGECVLQENMLFTIEPGIYLPGKFGVRIEDTVVMGPLGATPLQRLGKELIEL; via the coding sequence ATGGATAGCAAGCAGATAGCATTTTACCGGGAAGAGGCCTTGCGGAAGGTTTTGAACAAAATGATGAGCCAGGCGCTCGATTCGGCTATTGTTACCGATCTCGCCGTTATCCGGTGGCTGACGGGTTTCAGTGGTTCGAGTGCGAGGCTGCTGATTACCCGAGAGAAAAGCTGGCTTTTTACCGACTTTCGTTACAGGGAGCAGGCTGCTGAAGAGGTTGTAGTGGCAGAAACCGTTATTGCTGGCGACGGGTTTGCTGCGGAGCTTGGTTCAGGCCGCTATCCTCTCGGTGAAACGGTTGCATTGCAGTCCGACAATGTTACCTGGCATGAAGCAACCCGCCTTATCGAACAGATGGTTGGCAAACAGCGGGTGATACCGGTTGACTCCTTTTTTGATGAGTTCAGGATGGTCAAGAATGCAATCGAACTCATGAAAATGCGTCGTGCGGCAGAAATCAGCGAACTTGCCTTCGAAACCGTGCTTCCCATGATTTCGCCTTCCGTAACGGAACTTGATATTGCCGCAGAGATCAGCTATCAGCATAAAAAGCTTGGCGCGGAAAAGGACTCCTTTGACCCCATTGTGGCCGGGGGTGCCCGTTCTGCCATGCCTCATGCAACGCCCTCAACCGCCCGCTTCAAATCGGGAGAGCTTATTGTGATCGACATTGGGTGCGTTTATGAAGGGTACGCCTCCGATCAGACAAGAACGGTTGCGCTTGGGCATGTTTCAGCCGAGGCCCGAAAGGTTTATCGCATTGTGCAGGAGGCTCAGGCGCTCGGCATTGCTTCGGCGCGGTGCGGCATGAGCGGCAAAGAGCTTGACGCCCATGTTCGCGATTTTATTGCTGCGCACGGTTATGGTGATGAGTTTGGCCACGGTCTTGGTCATGGTGTTGGCCTTGAGGTGCACGAAGAGCCACGGATCAGCCCGAAAGGGGAGTGTGTGTTGCAGGAGAATATGCTCTTTACCATTGAGCCCGGAATCTACCTGCCCGGCAAATTCGGGGTGCGCATTGAGGATACCGTGGTGATGGGCCCGCTCGGTGCAACCCCCCTGCAGCGCCTGGGCAAAGAGCTTATTGAATTATGA
- the cutA gene encoding divalent-cation tolerance protein CutA, with the protein MNYDGVIKISGESEVLLSIKTTEARYSKLEAYIEEYHPYDVPEIIKLPITGGLPGYLNWLDSTTGKP; encoded by the coding sequence TTGAATTATGACGGGGTTATCAAAATTTCAGGAGAGAGCGAAGTTCTCCTCTCAATCAAGACCACAGAGGCCCGATACAGCAAGCTCGAAGCCTATATCGAGGAGTATCACCCCTACGACGTGCCGGAAATCATCAAACTGCCCATAACCGGCGGACTGCCCGGCTACCTCAACTGGCTCGACTCAACTACCGGCAAGCCTTGA
- a CDS encoding IS630 family transposase has protein sequence MKDEVERDERILAFVDETGFALAQPNRSAWTPIGKCHKIDANRGKRLNVIGAMLSTGDLFSVALWQTTDSLIFTGFLGLLMNYVGKPLTVILDNASFHKAKAVQPMLKVLAQKGLTLYFLPPYSPELNRIEKYWHKVKYELMEFKTRNEKTLEEDVRKILAGFGTDYVMTF, from the coding sequence ATGAAAGATGAAGTCGAACGCGATGAGAGGATCTTAGCCTTTGTAGATGAGACTGGTTTCGCACTGGCCCAGCCAAACCGCAGCGCCTGGACTCCGATAGGCAAATGTCACAAGATTGACGCCAACCGGGGAAAACGCCTGAATGTCATCGGAGCCATGCTCTCAACGGGTGATTTGTTCTCAGTTGCGCTGTGGCAAACAACAGATTCACTTATATTTACCGGCTTTCTTGGTCTGCTGATGAACTACGTGGGTAAACCTTTAACGGTCATTCTGGACAATGCGTCATTCCATAAAGCGAAAGCGGTTCAACCGATGTTAAAGGTGCTGGCTCAAAAGGGGCTGACTCTTTATTTCTTGCCACCTTACAGTCCAGAACTCAATCGAATTGAAAAGTATTGGCACAAGGTGAAGTATGAATTGATGGAATTCAAGACGCGAAATGAAAAAACCCTTGAAGAAGATGTTCGAAAAATCTTAGCTGGTTTTGGTACTGATTACGTAATGACTTTTTGA
- a CDS encoding helix-turn-helix domain-containing protein, producing MKLSYFELSAIDRAKLQQIVAKGRDWQARHRAQTLLYFNDGLSAKTIVALQDLNIDTVYDRRKNWLSKGFAALYDRHRSGAPPKLNAIHLEQITIWAEKEALTAPAIVARLKEECNVNVSVGTATNALKALGFVWKRTRLWLKKNEMKSGFDKHS from the coding sequence ATGAAGTTAAGTTACTTTGAATTATCTGCCATCGATCGTGCAAAGCTACAACAAATTGTGGCAAAAGGAAGAGATTGGCAAGCACGTCATCGGGCTCAAACACTGTTATATTTCAACGACGGGTTGAGTGCAAAGACCATCGTGGCATTGCAAGACCTGAATATCGATACGGTTTATGACCGACGTAAGAACTGGTTATCAAAGGGGTTTGCTGCTTTATATGACAGGCATCGAAGCGGCGCACCTCCGAAACTAAACGCCATTCACCTTGAACAGATCACGATTTGGGCGGAAAAGGAAGCACTGACAGCTCCAGCGATAGTGGCTCGGTTAAAGGAAGAGTGCAATGTAAACGTGAGCGTTGGTACCGCAACTAATGCGTTGAAAGCACTTGGTTTTGTCTGGAAACGTACACGCCTGTGGTTAAAAAAAAACGAGATGAAGTCCGGTTTCGACAAGCACAGTTAG
- a CDS encoding DNA polymerase III subunit, whose amino-acid sequence MSWKNIIGQKQQIRVLQNALETGRFAHAYLFTGPDGSGKESVAFEIASLLNCQNAATDVHKGSCGTCPDCLQIQSFMHPNVEYIFPVESALLDPGDSAKKENKRFTDAKERYDALLEQKKENPYLSPAMERSMGILTEQIISLQHKALFMPSEGSKKIFIISQAERLHPSAANKLLKLLEEPPAHVVFILVSSRPEALLPTIRSRCQAVRFSRITPQELRLWLQENRPEIKEPELSFIVSFSRGNLRLAWELINNRSNDSSETPTILLRNQALDYLRQVLTPSRFHEAITSCEQSAKNLSRSDLTLFLAALLLFFQDANHRRINPDFQELNNPDISEAINRFAKNFPNPDYFQISTITEEAIRAIERNASPLLVMASFTAEIKGLLQKA is encoded by the coding sequence ATGAGCTGGAAAAACATTATCGGTCAAAAACAGCAGATCCGCGTTCTGCAAAATGCACTTGAAACAGGACGTTTTGCTCATGCCTACCTTTTCACCGGCCCCGACGGGTCGGGGAAAGAGTCGGTAGCCTTCGAAATCGCCTCTCTGCTCAACTGCCAGAATGCGGCAACCGATGTGCACAAAGGTTCATGCGGAACATGCCCCGACTGCCTGCAAATCCAGTCGTTCATGCATCCCAATGTGGAGTATATTTTTCCGGTAGAATCCGCCCTGCTTGATCCGGGAGACTCCGCAAAAAAAGAGAACAAGCGTTTTACCGATGCCAAAGAACGCTATGATGCCCTGCTCGAACAAAAAAAAGAGAACCCCTACCTCTCCCCCGCCATGGAGCGCTCCATGGGCATTCTGACCGAACAGATTATCTCCCTGCAGCATAAGGCACTGTTTATGCCGAGTGAGGGGAGCAAAAAGATCTTCATTATTTCACAGGCTGAGCGACTGCACCCATCGGCGGCAAACAAGCTCCTCAAGCTGCTCGAAGAGCCCCCCGCCCACGTGGTTTTCATTCTTGTCTCATCCAGACCGGAAGCGCTGCTGCCCACCATCCGTTCACGATGCCAGGCCGTCAGGTTTTCACGCATTACCCCCCAGGAGCTGCGACTCTGGCTGCAGGAAAACCGTCCGGAGATCAAGGAACCCGAGCTGAGCTTTATCGTCAGCTTTTCAAGAGGCAACCTTCGCCTTGCCTGGGAGCTCATCAACAACCGCAGCAACGATTCATCAGAAACGCCAACCATTCTTCTCCGTAACCAGGCGCTCGACTATCTGCGCCAGGTACTCACCCCCAGCCGCTTTCACGAAGCCATCACCTCATGCGAGCAGAGCGCCAAAAACCTCTCGCGCAGCGACCTGACCCTCTTTCTTGCCGCACTCCTGCTCTTCTTTCAGGATGCCAACCATCGCCGGATCAACCCCGACTTTCAGGAGCTGAATAACCCCGACATCAGCGAAGCCATCAACCGTTTTGCAAAAAACTTCCCCAACCCGGATTACTTCCAAATCTCAACCATCACCGAAGAGGCCATCCGCGCCATCGAACGCAACGCCAGCCCGCTCCTCGTCATGGCCTCTTTTACGGCTGAAATCAAGGGATTGCTGCAGAAGGCGTAA
- a CDS encoding branched-chain amino acid transaminase: MNKSAKIWMNGELIDWIDAKIHILSHVVHYGSSLFEGIRCYETLKGSAILFLDEHIKRLRDSAKIYRIEIPYSEKELKEAIISTIQANNHKSCYIRPLVYRGQGALGVNPHRASIEVAIATWEWGTYLGEDVLETGVDVRVSSWNRPAPNTLPAWAKAGGNYLNSQLIKMEALMDDYAEGLALDVNGYVSEGSGENIFVVRDGIIYTPMSGQSILPGFTRYAIMHIAKEHGYEVRETLIPREALYIADEIFLTGTAAEITPVRSVDKYPIGNEKRGPITEILQASYLKIVQTGEDPYNWLTFI; the protein is encoded by the coding sequence ATGAACAAGTCTGCTAAAATCTGGATGAACGGCGAACTGATTGACTGGATTGACGCGAAAATCCACATTCTGTCCCATGTTGTCCATTACGGTTCATCTCTCTTTGAAGGAATCCGCTGCTATGAAACCCTGAAGGGTTCAGCAATTCTTTTTCTCGACGAACATATCAAACGCCTCAGAGACTCGGCTAAAATATACCGTATTGAAATTCCATACTCCGAAAAAGAGCTGAAAGAGGCCATCATCAGCACCATCCAGGCCAACAATCACAAATCATGCTACATCCGTCCGCTGGTCTATCGCGGGCAGGGAGCTCTGGGAGTCAACCCGCACCGTGCCTCCATTGAGGTCGCCATTGCTACCTGGGAGTGGGGAACCTATCTGGGAGAAGATGTGCTTGAAACCGGTGTTGACGTCCGCGTCTCCTCGTGGAACCGCCCGGCCCCCAACACCCTTCCGGCATGGGCAAAAGCGGGTGGCAATTACCTGAACTCCCAGCTCATCAAAATGGAAGCGCTGATGGACGACTATGCAGAAGGGCTTGCACTCGATGTGAACGGTTATGTTTCCGAAGGAAGCGGCGAAAACATTTTTGTCGTTCGGGATGGCATCATCTATACCCCCATGTCGGGTCAGTCAATACTTCCCGGCTTTACCCGTTACGCCATCATGCACATTGCAAAAGAGCATGGCTACGAAGTTCGTGAAACACTGATTCCCAGGGAAGCGCTCTATATTGCTGACGAGATCTTCCTGACCGGCACAGCGGCTGAAATCACTCCAGTCAGAAGCGTCGATAAATACCCGATCGGCAATGAAAAACGGGGCCCGATTACCGAAATCCTGCAGGCGAGTTATCTTAAAATCGTCCAGACCGGTGAAGATCCCTACAACTGGCTAACCTTTATCTGA
- a CDS encoding 6-phosphofructokinase, whose amino-acid sequence MKKIGILTSGGDCGGLNAVLKGAAMMALSKGLELYIIPNGYAGLYNLVDQESIVRLDQVRLDRFDASFAGSEAGHSRVKIKAISNPEKYNRIKAGMKKFDIDALVISGGDDSGSVMVDLNQQGIQCIHAPKTMDLDLQTYSVGADSTINRIAQFVHDLKTTGKTHNRVLVTEVFGRYAGHTAFRSGVAAEADCILIPEIPANWDIVYEHLAERFTRRIRESDVHSGTYTIVVAEGLKNADGSDIVDESAGIDAFGHKKLAGAGKFTCQQIQKRMKADPAMPIFMKETGMFVEGVYEIPEVREIHPGHLVRSGNSSAYDINFGFEAGAAAILLLLDGKTGVTISKVKGRKVEFIESSKAIVQRHVDLDQVALYESLGICFGRKASAYEPILREVEGVYERIY is encoded by the coding sequence GTGAAAAAAATTGGTATCCTCACAAGCGGTGGGGATTGCGGCGGACTTAATGCGGTGCTGAAAGGCGCAGCAATGATGGCTCTCTCAAAAGGGCTGGAACTTTATATCATTCCTAACGGCTATGCCGGTTTGTACAACCTCGTCGACCAGGAGAGCATTGTCCGGCTCGACCAGGTTCGGCTCGACCGGTTTGACGCAAGTTTTGCCGGCTCCGAAGCAGGTCATTCGAGAGTCAAGATCAAGGCGATTAGCAATCCTGAAAAATACAACCGCATCAAGGCCGGTATGAAAAAATTCGACATTGATGCACTTGTTATCAGTGGAGGAGACGATTCAGGCAGCGTCATGGTCGATTTAAACCAGCAGGGCATTCAGTGCATCCATGCACCGAAAACCATGGATCTCGACCTCCAGACCTATTCGGTCGGCGCCGACTCAACCATCAACCGCATCGCACAATTTGTGCATGACCTTAAAACGACGGGTAAAACCCACAACAGGGTTCTGGTCACGGAAGTATTCGGCCGTTATGCAGGCCATACGGCCTTCCGCAGCGGTGTAGCGGCTGAAGCTGACTGTATTCTCATACCCGAGATTCCGGCAAACTGGGATATTGTTTACGAACACCTCGCAGAGCGCTTTACCCGCAGAATCAGGGAGAGCGATGTCCACAGCGGAACCTATACCATTGTTGTTGCAGAGGGACTGAAAAATGCTGACGGCAGTGATATTGTCGATGAGTCCGCAGGCATTGATGCATTCGGTCACAAAAAACTCGCCGGAGCGGGGAAATTTACCTGCCAGCAGATTCAGAAAAGAATGAAAGCTGACCCGGCCATGCCAATTTTCATGAAAGAGACCGGCATGTTCGTTGAAGGTGTCTATGAAATTCCGGAAGTACGTGAAATTCATCCCGGCCACCTTGTCCGTTCAGGCAACTCTTCAGCATACGACATCAACTTCGGTTTTGAAGCCGGTGCAGCAGCCATACTGCTCCTGCTCGATGGCAAAACCGGCGTCACCATCTCCAAGGTCAAGGGACGTAAAGTAGAGTTCATTGAATCAAGCAAGGCGATTGTGCAACGCCATGTTGATCTCGATCAGGTCGCCTTGTACGAGTCACTCGGCATCTGTTTCGGCAGAAAGGCCAGCGCCTACGAACCGATTCTGCGTGAAGTCGAAGGCGTTTACGAAAGAATCTACTGA
- a CDS encoding ABC transporter permease: MNYRDQARIAFVHLRERKRQTLLTALGVAVGSAMLVTTIAVSRGSSSNVVAKVIDTAPHVVISAERVVPLVPDNIIGQHGVMVSMVTKNINLDEQEVIKNYSEVIESIKPVKELQSISPFVLSKVIARNKTRFTPCIARGVVPRLEAEIAGLKKNLIEKNALDELAATPNGVLVGDLLAKKLNVGYRDRIVLVTKNSEEFPVTLVGRFSSGFNAKDEREAYVNLPFAQRMEGIASNSVSGVGLRTAHVERAQETSDRVEALSGYKSESWDETNRNVIEFYNRNGLITLVLVGFVFIVAGLGVSSVMTTVILQKVKDIAIMRSMGMPAGNIMRIFMLEGFMIGLLGVLIGSPAGHLICKLVASIRFEASTAGVLKSDRINLIEMPDAHLIVIVFGILIAVLSSWSPARKATRYVPVSILRGEVGG; encoded by the coding sequence ATGAACTACAGAGATCAGGCGAGGATAGCTTTTGTGCATTTACGGGAGAGAAAACGCCAGACACTCCTTACGGCTCTTGGTGTTGCCGTTGGCTCGGCTATGCTGGTGACCACTATTGCCGTATCACGGGGCTCCTCATCAAACGTGGTGGCCAAGGTTATTGATACGGCGCCGCATGTGGTGATCAGCGCAGAAAGGGTCGTGCCGCTGGTGCCTGACAACATCATTGGGCAGCATGGGGTCATGGTTTCGATGGTGACGAAAAATATCAATCTGGATGAACAGGAGGTAATCAAGAACTATAGCGAGGTTATTGAGAGCATCAAGCCGGTCAAGGAGCTTCAGAGCATCTCTCCTTTCGTGCTCAGTAAAGTGATTGCCCGCAACAAAACCCGCTTTACTCCCTGTATTGCCCGGGGTGTCGTACCCCGTCTTGAGGCTGAGATAGCGGGGTTAAAGAAGAACCTGATTGAGAAAAATGCCCTTGATGAGCTGGCCGCTACACCGAATGGTGTGCTTGTCGGTGATCTTCTTGCAAAGAAACTGAATGTCGGTTATCGCGACAGAATTGTGCTTGTGACAAAAAACAGCGAAGAGTTCCCTGTAACGCTAGTGGGACGTTTCAGCAGCGGTTTTAATGCAAAGGATGAACGGGAGGCTTATGTCAATCTCCCTTTTGCCCAGAGGATGGAGGGGATTGCCTCCAACTCAGTGAGTGGCGTCGGACTGAGAACGGCGCACGTTGAGCGTGCCCAGGAGACCTCCGACAGAGTGGAAGCGCTCAGTGGCTATAAAAGCGAGAGTTGGGATGAAACCAACCGGAATGTTATTGAGTTTTACAACCGCAACGGACTGATTACTCTGGTTCTTGTCGGGTTTGTTTTTATTGTGGCGGGTCTTGGTGTCTCATCTGTCATGACGACAGTTATTTTGCAGAAAGTCAAGGATATTGCCATCATGCGTTCCATGGGTATGCCGGCGGGGAACATCATGCGCATTTTCATGCTCGAAGGGTTTATGATTGGCCTCCTCGGAGTACTCATCGGCAGTCCTGCCGGCCATCTCATCTGCAAGCTTGTTGCCTCCATCCGTTTCGAGGCAAGCACGGCAGGAGTGCTGAAAAGTGACCGGATCAATCTTATCGAAATGCCTGACGCTCATCTGATTGTGATCGTTTTTGGTATCCTCATTGCCGTGCTCTCCTCATGGAGCCCGGCAAGAAAGGCGACACGTTATGTTCCGGTCAGTATTCTCAGGGGTGAAGTCGGGGGTTAG
- the ispF gene encoding 2-C-methyl-D-erythritol 2,4-cyclodiphosphate synthase — MRIGIGIDVHPFAEGRKLVIGGVHIPGHNGLDGHSDADVLLHAVSDALLGAAALGDIGLHFPNTSQEFKDIDSMILLKQVRKLLEKHGYQTVNIDAMLLLEEPKIAPYITGMRKNIARCLDIEIGMVSVKATTNEKLGYIGREEGAAAHAVCIIRSL, encoded by the coding sequence ATGCGTATTGGAATTGGTATCGATGTACACCCTTTTGCAGAGGGCCGAAAGCTTGTGATCGGAGGCGTTCACATCCCCGGACATAATGGACTTGACGGCCACAGCGATGCCGATGTTCTGCTTCATGCCGTCAGTGATGCCCTGCTTGGTGCAGCAGCCCTGGGAGACATCGGGTTGCACTTTCCCAACACAAGCCAGGAGTTCAAGGATATCGACAGCATGATTCTGCTTAAACAGGTCAGAAAGCTGCTTGAAAAGCATGGTTACCAGACGGTTAACATCGACGCCATGCTGCTTCTTGAAGAGCCCAAAATTGCCCCCTACATTACCGGGATGCGCAAAAACATTGCACGCTGTCTCGATATTGAGATCGGAATGGTCTCGGTCAAAGCTACCACCAATGAAAAACTGGGCTACATCGGACGTGAAGAGGGAGCGGCGGCACATGCCGTCTGCATTATCCGTTCGCTCTAA